One window from the genome of Pungitius pungitius chromosome 14, fPunPun2.1, whole genome shotgun sequence encodes:
- the ppp2r3c gene encoding serine/threonine-protein phosphatase 2A regulatory subunit B'' subunit gamma isoform X1 codes for MTKEQLPQWADILKRRLENTPKDDRSDEEKKAEETQLFTRYYTEWKGGGDKDKSYKNIPRFYYRCLFQLPAEEEVLLQKLREESRAVFLQRKSRELLDNEELQNLWFLLDKHQVPPMSGEEAMISYEAYLQVGEKAGAKCQKFFTARVYSKLLHSDPYGRISIMQFFNYVMRKVWLHQTRIGLSLYDVAGQGHLRESDLENYILELIPTLPQLDGLEKSFYSFYVCTAVRKFFFFLDPLRTGKIKIQDILACSFLDDLLELRDEELSKESQESNWFSAPSALRVYGQYLNLDKDHNGMLSKEELSRYGTATLTSVFLDRVFQECLTYDGEMDYKTYLDFVLALENRKEPAALQYIFKLLDMDNRGHLNVFSLNYFFRAIQEQMKLHGQEPVTFQDVKDEIFDMVKPKDPYKITLQDLVNSCQGDTVASILIDLNGFWTYENREVLVANDSDSSNRGDLDDT; via the exons ATGACTAAAGAACAACTGCCTCAATGGGCGGATATTTTGAAAAGACGGTTAGAAAACACCCCAAAAG ATGACAGAAGCGACGAGgaaaagaaagcagaagaaaCGCAGCTGTTCACCAGATACTACACGGAGTGGAAGGGAGGAGGCGACAAAGACAAGTCTTACAAGAACATCCCACGGTTTTACTACAGG TGTTTGTTTCAGCTaccagcagaggaggaagtTTTACTACAGAAACTGAGAGAGGAATCCAGAGCCGTCTTCCTCCAGAGGAAGAGCAGAGAACTGCTGGATAATGAGGAACTacaa AATCTGTGGTTTCTGCTCGACAAGCACCAGGTGCCCCCGATGAGTGGTGAGGAGGCCATGATCAGCTACGAAGCCTACCTGCAGGTGGGGGAGAAGGCCGGGGCCAAGTGCCA AAAATTCTTCACAGCCAGAGTGTACTCCAAGCTGCTCCATAGCGACCCTTACGGCAGGATCTCCATCATGCAGTTCTTTAACTACGTCATGAGGAAAG TGTGGCTGCATCAGACCCGGATAGGTCTCAGTCTGTATGACGTGGCAGGACAAGGCCACCTCAGAGAGTCG GATCTAGAGAACTACATCCTGGAGCTGATCCCCACTCTGCCTCAGCTGGACGGACTGGAGAAGTCTTTCTACTCCTTCTACGTCTGCACCGCTGTTCGAaagttctttttctttctcgaCCCTCTCCGAACAG ggaaGATCAAAATCCAGGATATATTGGCCTGCAGTTTTCTGGACGACTTATTGGAG CTGAGAGACGAGGAGCTTTCTAAAGAGAGTCAAGAGTCCAACTGGTTCTCAGCCCCCTCTGCCCTGCGAGTCTACG GCCAGTACCTCAACCTGGATAAGGACCACAACGGCATGTTGAGCAAAGAGGAGCTCTCGCGCTACGGCACGGCGACGCTCACTTCGGTCTTCCTGGACCGAGTGTTTCAGGAGTGTCTCACCTACGATGGAGAAATG GACTATAAGACCTATCTAGACTTTGTATTGGCCTTGGAGAACAGGAAGGAGCCTGCAGCATTGCAGTATATTTTTAAACTTCTGGACATGGACAATCGGGGACACCTCAACGTCTTCTCCCTCAACTACTTCTTCAGG GCCATTCAGGAGCAGATGAAACTCCATGGTCAGGAGCCTGTCACCTTCCAGGATGTCAAG GATGAGATCTTCGACATGGTGAAGCCCAAAGACCCCTATAAGATCACTCTCCAGGACTTGGTCAACAGTTGCCAGGGCGATACCGTCGCTAGCATCCTCATCGACCTCAATGGCTTCTGGACCTACGAGAACAGAGAAGTGCTGGTCGCCAACGACAGCGACAGCAGTAACAGAGGGGACCTCGACGACACCTGA
- the ppp2r3c gene encoding serine/threonine-protein phosphatase 2A regulatory subunit B'' subunit gamma isoform X2, whose translation MTKEQLPQWADILKRRLENTPKDDRSDEEKKAEETQLFTRYYTEWKGGGDKDKSYKNIPRFYYRLPAEEEVLLQKLREESRAVFLQRKSRELLDNEELQNLWFLLDKHQVPPMSGEEAMISYEAYLQVGEKAGAKCQKFFTARVYSKLLHSDPYGRISIMQFFNYVMRKVWLHQTRIGLSLYDVAGQGHLRESDLENYILELIPTLPQLDGLEKSFYSFYVCTAVRKFFFFLDPLRTGKIKIQDILACSFLDDLLELRDEELSKESQESNWFSAPSALRVYGQYLNLDKDHNGMLSKEELSRYGTATLTSVFLDRVFQECLTYDGEMDYKTYLDFVLALENRKEPAALQYIFKLLDMDNRGHLNVFSLNYFFRAIQEQMKLHGQEPVTFQDVKDEIFDMVKPKDPYKITLQDLVNSCQGDTVASILIDLNGFWTYENREVLVANDSDSSNRGDLDDT comes from the exons ATGACTAAAGAACAACTGCCTCAATGGGCGGATATTTTGAAAAGACGGTTAGAAAACACCCCAAAAG ATGACAGAAGCGACGAGgaaaagaaagcagaagaaaCGCAGCTGTTCACCAGATACTACACGGAGTGGAAGGGAGGAGGCGACAAAGACAAGTCTTACAAGAACATCCCACGGTTTTACTACAGG CTaccagcagaggaggaagtTTTACTACAGAAACTGAGAGAGGAATCCAGAGCCGTCTTCCTCCAGAGGAAGAGCAGAGAACTGCTGGATAATGAGGAACTacaa AATCTGTGGTTTCTGCTCGACAAGCACCAGGTGCCCCCGATGAGTGGTGAGGAGGCCATGATCAGCTACGAAGCCTACCTGCAGGTGGGGGAGAAGGCCGGGGCCAAGTGCCA AAAATTCTTCACAGCCAGAGTGTACTCCAAGCTGCTCCATAGCGACCCTTACGGCAGGATCTCCATCATGCAGTTCTTTAACTACGTCATGAGGAAAG TGTGGCTGCATCAGACCCGGATAGGTCTCAGTCTGTATGACGTGGCAGGACAAGGCCACCTCAGAGAGTCG GATCTAGAGAACTACATCCTGGAGCTGATCCCCACTCTGCCTCAGCTGGACGGACTGGAGAAGTCTTTCTACTCCTTCTACGTCTGCACCGCTGTTCGAaagttctttttctttctcgaCCCTCTCCGAACAG ggaaGATCAAAATCCAGGATATATTGGCCTGCAGTTTTCTGGACGACTTATTGGAG CTGAGAGACGAGGAGCTTTCTAAAGAGAGTCAAGAGTCCAACTGGTTCTCAGCCCCCTCTGCCCTGCGAGTCTACG GCCAGTACCTCAACCTGGATAAGGACCACAACGGCATGTTGAGCAAAGAGGAGCTCTCGCGCTACGGCACGGCGACGCTCACTTCGGTCTTCCTGGACCGAGTGTTTCAGGAGTGTCTCACCTACGATGGAGAAATG GACTATAAGACCTATCTAGACTTTGTATTGGCCTTGGAGAACAGGAAGGAGCCTGCAGCATTGCAGTATATTTTTAAACTTCTGGACATGGACAATCGGGGACACCTCAACGTCTTCTCCCTCAACTACTTCTTCAGG GCCATTCAGGAGCAGATGAAACTCCATGGTCAGGAGCCTGTCACCTTCCAGGATGTCAAG GATGAGATCTTCGACATGGTGAAGCCCAAAGACCCCTATAAGATCACTCTCCAGGACTTGGTCAACAGTTGCCAGGGCGATACCGTCGCTAGCATCCTCATCGACCTCAATGGCTTCTGGACCTACGAGAACAGAGAAGTGCTGGTCGCCAACGACAGCGACAGCAGTAACAGAGGGGACCTCGACGACACCTGA
- the fam177a1 gene encoding protein FAM177A1, with protein MGEMSLYLTNVNVSLGQTMETDKDPAGATDFDTVEMGDSAGRVKVPRRTIFFASGETMEEFSTDEEDTEEPVNREVIAVDASKLTWAPYFWFHLWRMGTSTISVCDYMGERLASLFGITSPKYQYAIDEYYRIKKEEEEEEEEDRLAETAERRFAEQQRGEQGDPHPATVEQPEASKASFVNISFDLDPEPPLNTTDTNRVPSPLPS; from the exons ATGGGAGAAATGTCGTTGTATTTAACGAATGTCAATGTTTCACTGGGGCAAACCATGGAAACTGATAAG GATCCAGCAGGAGCGACAGACTTCGACACGGTGGAGATGGGAGACTCCGCTGGGAGGGTGAAGGTTCCACGCAGGACCATCTTCTTCGCCAGTGGGGAGACCATGGAGGAGTTCAGCACCGATGAGGAGGACACGGAGGAGCCTGTGAACAGAGAAGTCATTGCTGTTGATGCC tccaAACTGACGTGGGCTCCGTACTTCTGGTTCCACCTGTGGAGAATGGGCACCTCCACCATCTCAG TGTGTGACTACATGGGAGAGAGACTGGCCTCTCTGTTCGGCATCACCTCTCCTAAATACCAATATGCAATTGATGAGTACTACCGTATAAAGAAAGAG gaggaggaggaagaggaggaggaccgctTGGCTGAGACGGCGGAGCGTCGTTTCGCCGAGCAGCAAAGAGGCGAGCAGGGGGATCCTCATCCCGCCACCGTGGAGCAGCCAGAAGCATCCAAAGCCTCCTTTGTAAACATCAGCTTTGATCTGGACCCTGAACCTCCTCTGAACACCACAGACACCAACAGAgtgccctcccccctcccctcctga